In one window of Pseudobythopirellula maris DNA:
- a CDS encoding cob(I)yrinic acid a,c-diamide adenosyltransferase, with protein MKIYTRTGDRGETSLYGPGRVSKSSLRIAAYGTVDELNAAVGVARAELARSPLASVGDGSGPWADGDALLAQIQNRLFDLGSELATLDPEARGTAALGEEHIVSLETTIDSHEATLPPLKQFVLPGGTAVSAQLHLARCVCRRAERGVVTLLEQESLRDEPLRYLNRLSDLLFVLARSANHAQGVGDTPWEKG; from the coding sequence ATGAAAATCTACACCCGCACCGGAGACCGCGGGGAAACCTCGCTCTACGGCCCCGGCCGTGTCAGCAAGAGCTCGCTCCGCATCGCCGCCTACGGGACGGTCGACGAGCTCAACGCGGCGGTGGGGGTGGCGCGGGCCGAGCTCGCCCGCAGCCCGCTCGCCTCGGTCGGCGACGGCAGCGGCCCCTGGGCCGACGGCGACGCGCTCCTCGCACAAATCCAAAACCGGCTGTTCGATCTCGGCTCGGAACTGGCCACGCTTGACCCCGAGGCCCGGGGCACGGCGGCGCTGGGCGAAGAGCACATCGTGTCGCTCGAAACAACGATCGACAGCCACGAGGCCACGCTCCCGCCGCTCAAGCAGTTCGTGCTGCCGGGGGGCACGGCCGTGTCGGCCCAGCTGCACCTGGCCCGCTGCGTCTGCCGCCGGGCCGAGCGGGGGGTGGTGACGCTCCTCGAGCAGGAATCGCTCCGTGACGAGCCGCTCAGGTACCTCAACCGGCTGAGCGACCTGCTGTTCGTGCTCGCCCGCTCGGCAAACCACGCCCAGGGCGTGGGCGACACGCCGTGGGAGAAGGGCTGA
- a CDS encoding acyl-CoA thioesterase, which translates to MGQTFKTRRLVEFSDTDMAGIAHFSAFFRWMESAEHALLRSTGLSVFDIPAEVDLPDGASLSFPRVKASCDYRSPARCEDELDVAVTIGRLGAKSVTYKVRFSLDGKELAEGEVTSVCCVIQHGKPPASTPIPAEVADKLRPFVAS; encoded by the coding sequence GTGGGCCAAACTTTCAAAACCCGCCGGCTCGTCGAGTTCTCCGACACCGACATGGCGGGCATCGCCCACTTCTCCGCGTTCTTCCGCTGGATGGAGTCCGCCGAGCACGCCCTGCTGCGTAGCACGGGGCTGAGCGTCTTCGACATCCCCGCCGAGGTCGACCTGCCCGACGGCGCCTCGCTCAGTTTCCCACGCGTCAAGGCGTCGTGCGATTACCGCTCACCGGCCCGCTGCGAGGACGAGCTCGACGTGGCGGTCACGATCGGTCGGCTGGGCGCCAAGAGCGTGACTTACAAGGTCCGCTTCTCTTTGGACGGCAAAGAACTCGCCGAGGGCGAAGTGACGAGCGTCTGCTGCGTCATCCAGCACGGCAAGCCGCCCGCCTCGACGCCGATCCCCGCCGAGGTGGCCGACAAGCTGCGGCCGTTCGTCGCGTCATGA
- a CDS encoding HEAT repeat domain-containing protein, translated as MKRSRTLTLISCACLGLAAGCQFLPGGGPSWRPFGGPQLTSYQTPGKRVEEVRTIAAQADGTNSPGQQGAVADLVKRLPNEPDPLVREEVLVSLAKFNVPLARQAVLAGLSDDDHYVRNKCCQLAAEAKDPQAVTALARVAAEDSEFDVRVAAVNALGGFNTPAAQRALIPVLEDRDPAMQFAGVKAMRLQTGRDLGGDVSAYLALAKQSVDGAAPAGAAPGGAPPVATEPPTAVASKPWWRPF; from the coding sequence ATGAAGCGAAGCCGAACCCTCACGCTCATTAGCTGCGCCTGCCTCGGCCTGGCCGCGGGGTGCCAATTCCTGCCAGGCGGGGGCCCCAGTTGGCGCCCGTTCGGGGGCCCGCAGCTGACCAGCTACCAAACCCCCGGCAAACGCGTCGAAGAGGTCCGCACGATCGCCGCCCAGGCGGACGGGACCAACTCGCCCGGTCAGCAGGGGGCGGTGGCCGACCTCGTCAAACGGCTGCCGAACGAGCCCGATCCGCTGGTGCGCGAAGAGGTGCTGGTTTCGCTCGCCAAGTTCAACGTGCCTTTGGCGCGACAAGCGGTGCTAGCGGGACTTTCGGACGACGACCATTACGTCCGCAACAAGTGCTGCCAACTGGCGGCCGAGGCCAAAGACCCCCAGGCGGTCACGGCGCTCGCCCGTGTGGCGGCCGAGGACAGCGAATTCGATGTTCGTGTCGCCGCCGTCAACGCCTTGGGCGGCTTCAACACCCCCGCCGCTCAGCGGGCGCTCATCCCCGTGCTCGAAGACCGCGACCCGGCGATGCAGTTCGCCGGAGTCAAAGCGATGCGTCTGCAAACGGGCCGCGACCTTGGCGGCGACGTGAGCGCGTACCTTGCGCTCGCCAAGCAGAGTGTCGACGGCGCGGCCCCGGCCGGCGCCGCGCCCGGCGGCGCTCCCCCGGTGGCTACCGAACCCCCTACAGCGGTTGCTAGCAAGCCTTGGTGGCGGCCCTTCTGA
- a CDS encoding DNA integrity scanning protein DisA nucleotide-binding domain protein, which produces MAPPKKFSDQLQAFCESAVRLAELHDAKAILFLVERPTDWERLEEAIGKHTLIVAADTEEELTGALGDDAEGSFDTIVLNSPESSVYERLTQALLEAVAEEFIGPSDAVVAAYSGFESGTIDSLSLIQLDDYLGRLTIRDLRQLNTKTPTETLKLVVDLAVEIGREGREGKPVGALFVVGEHRKALEYCKPMGFDPVKGYSATERNLFDAKVREGVKEIAQMDGAFIVSSKGTVMASAQHLAPPPSSDISISKGLGARHWAAAQISRALECVALAVSESNGTVRLFQNGEVVLRIEPFRRAMKWKDFETDAPDRPEKEGKAKEAKSKDAKSKKESKSAKTAKKAPKAGDSKESAEA; this is translated from the coding sequence ATGGCGCCCCCTAAGAAATTCAGCGATCAGCTGCAAGCGTTCTGCGAATCGGCCGTCAGGTTGGCCGAACTGCACGACGCCAAGGCGATCTTGTTCCTCGTCGAGCGCCCCACCGATTGGGAGCGGCTCGAGGAGGCGATCGGCAAGCACACGCTCATCGTGGCCGCCGACACCGAAGAAGAGCTCACCGGCGCCCTGGGCGACGACGCCGAGGGCTCTTTCGACACGATCGTGCTCAACTCGCCCGAGTCGTCCGTCTACGAGCGGCTCACGCAGGCCCTGCTCGAGGCGGTCGCCGAGGAGTTCATCGGCCCCTCCGACGCGGTCGTTGCCGCCTACAGCGGGTTCGAATCGGGCACGATCGACTCGCTGAGCTTGATCCAGCTCGACGACTACCTCGGCCGGCTAACGATCCGCGACCTCAGGCAGCTGAACACCAAGACCCCGACCGAGACGCTCAAGCTGGTCGTTGACCTGGCTGTTGAGATCGGCCGCGAGGGACGCGAGGGCAAGCCGGTGGGAGCCCTGTTCGTGGTGGGCGAGCACCGCAAGGCGCTCGAGTACTGCAAGCCGATGGGCTTCGACCCCGTGAAGGGTTACAGCGCGACCGAGCGCAACCTGTTCGACGCCAAGGTGCGCGAGGGGGTCAAGGAGATCGCCCAGATGGACGGCGCGTTCATCGTCTCTTCCAAGGGGACGGTGATGGCCTCGGCCCAACACCTGGCGCCCCCGCCCTCGAGCGACATCTCGATCAGCAAGGGGCTGGGCGCCCGCCACTGGGCCGCCGCCCAGATCAGCCGCGCGTTGGAGTGCGTCGCCCTGGCCGTGAGTGAATCGAACGGCACGGTGCGGCTGTTCCAGAACGGCGAGGTCGTGCTGCGGATCGAGCCTTTCCGCCGCGCAATGAAGTGGAAGGACTTCGAGACCGACGCCCCCGACCGCCCCGAGAAAGAGGGCAAAGCGAAGGAAGCGAAGTCGAAAGACGCCAAGTCGAAGAAAGAATCGAAGTCGGCCAAGACCGCCAAGAAGGCCCCCAAGGCCGGCGACTCGAAAGAGTCGGCCGAGGCCTGA
- a CDS encoding outer membrane protein assembly factor BamB family protein has protein sequence MRYRVRVRRPPTLVAMFASLVLVATNSIAEDWPHWRGPHQNGVSTSTGVARVWGPEKNVLWRTELPGPAGSTPIVAGDRIFLTTADGEELLLLGFSTDGEELWRRTLSDKNKKIRGDEGNYASASPSIEGDLLVAASGDGQLACYRTTGEPVWRVDLQERYGELNIFFGYTSTPIIRDGRVYLQIIHGDGEADTNEARVACLDLNDGEEIWSTERRTGARGESEHSYASPVFFGSGLDALLLTHGADHTIAYDLVEGKEVWRLGGLNPPGTYHSSFRFVASPAVGGNLIVIPTAKRGPVFGVLPGGIGAITNSDRVLWKLLGRTPDIPSPIVADGYVYLCGEDGALSCIDAQTGEVIYRRRTESDRHRASPVVADGKIYLTSRRGVVTVARTGPDFEILAKNDLGEPMASSPAIANGVLYLRTENALYAIKEVTFTPYPLGQGS, from the coding sequence ATGCGATACCGCGTGCGCGTGCGACGACCCCCGACCTTGGTGGCGATGTTTGCCTCCTTGGTTCTCGTCGCAACGAACTCAATCGCCGAGGACTGGCCTCACTGGCGTGGCCCGCATCAGAACGGTGTGTCGACCTCGACGGGCGTGGCGCGAGTGTGGGGGCCGGAGAAGAACGTCCTTTGGCGCACCGAGTTGCCCGGCCCGGCTGGGTCGACGCCGATCGTGGCGGGCGACCGAATCTTTCTCACGACCGCCGACGGCGAGGAGTTGCTGCTGTTGGGCTTCTCGACGGACGGCGAAGAGCTTTGGCGACGCACTCTCTCCGACAAGAACAAAAAGATCCGCGGCGACGAGGGGAACTACGCCTCCGCCTCCCCGTCGATCGAAGGCGACCTCCTGGTCGCCGCCTCAGGCGACGGGCAACTGGCCTGCTACCGAACCACTGGCGAACCGGTTTGGCGCGTCGATCTCCAGGAGCGTTACGGCGAACTCAATATTTTCTTCGGCTACACCTCGACGCCGATCATCCGTGACGGACGTGTGTACCTGCAAATCATTCACGGCGACGGCGAGGCGGACACGAACGAGGCCCGGGTAGCTTGCCTCGACCTCAACGACGGCGAGGAGATTTGGTCGACCGAGCGGCGCACCGGCGCCCGCGGCGAGAGCGAGCACTCCTACGCCTCGCCCGTCTTTTTCGGCTCCGGCCTCGACGCGCTCTTGTTGACCCACGGCGCCGACCACACGATCGCCTACGACCTGGTCGAGGGCAAAGAGGTTTGGCGGTTGGGAGGGCTCAATCCGCCCGGGACCTACCACAGCTCCTTTCGCTTTGTCGCCTCGCCCGCGGTCGGGGGCAATCTGATCGTGATCCCCACGGCCAAACGCGGACCGGTTTTCGGCGTGCTGCCGGGCGGCATCGGCGCGATCACGAACTCGGACCGTGTGCTCTGGAAGCTGCTCGGCCGTACTCCCGACATCCCCTCGCCCATCGTGGCGGACGGTTACGTCTATCTTTGCGGCGAGGACGGCGCCCTCAGCTGCATCGACGCCCAGACCGGTGAGGTGATCTACCGCCGACGCACCGAGTCCGACCGCCACCGCGCGTCGCCCGTGGTGGCCGACGGCAAGATCTACCTGACCTCGCGTCGCGGCGTCGTGACCGTGGCCCGCACGGGGCCCGACTTCGAGATCTTGGCGAAGAACGACCTCGGCGAGCCGATGGCCTCGTCGCCGGCGATCGCCAACGGCGTGCTCTACCTGCGAACCGAGAACGCGCTCTACGCGATCAAAGAGGTGACTTTCACCCCTTACCCCTTGGGGCAAGGGAGCTAG
- a CDS encoding ABC1 kinase family protein, translating into MNITSIPQVYRNANRWREILSVLSKHGLANWVARVELPTFAKGLLKKRNTDNAGAVGKEQRVRMALEELGPTFIKLGQLLATRPDQVGVELAEELTLLQTAAPADSWEDVRRTIEVDLGSTVEQLYAHFDHQPVASASIGQVHRARMHDGTEVAVKVRHVGIEKRISVDAEILVGLGELAERLPDLQPYRPKATAIELQRSLRRELDLNEERRRMVQFREAFAGDARVRIPRPYAELSSERVLTLEWLDGEKLSSPALAQRPDACLGQLARNGAGVYLDMIFEHGLYHADPHPGNILVLPDGVIGLLDFGMVGRIPDALREDLEDMLMAIVSDDPAMLVSVLGRIGSVPTDLDEAAFTAEVTEFVDHFGRQNLRGFDLAGAMAELIGVLRRRRVLLPPALAMLLKLLVMLEGTARRLEPDFSLLELVAPMQRKMVLRRLSPRRQAKKARRFYGELEQLAEETPRRLREVLSQLQTGTFEVHLDHRGLEPSVNRLVLGLLTSSLVIGSSLMLSNNVLSVYGVSAPGVVGFALSAVLGLRLILAISKSGWIDRD; encoded by the coding sequence ATGAACATCACTTCGATCCCGCAAGTCTATCGCAACGCGAATCGTTGGCGCGAGATCCTCTCGGTATTAAGTAAGCATGGCTTGGCGAACTGGGTTGCGCGTGTTGAATTGCCCACCTTCGCCAAAGGCTTGTTGAAAAAGCGCAACACGGACAACGCGGGCGCTGTGGGCAAAGAGCAACGCGTTCGGATGGCCCTGGAGGAGCTAGGTCCCACGTTCATCAAGCTGGGCCAGCTGCTAGCGACCCGCCCTGATCAGGTGGGTGTCGAGCTTGCCGAGGAACTGACGCTCTTGCAAACCGCCGCGCCGGCAGACTCCTGGGAAGACGTGCGCCGCACGATCGAAGTGGACCTCGGGTCAACCGTCGAGCAGCTCTACGCCCACTTCGACCATCAGCCCGTCGCCTCGGCTTCGATCGGACAGGTCCATCGCGCGCGGATGCACGATGGGACCGAGGTGGCGGTCAAAGTGCGACACGTTGGTATCGAGAAACGGATCAGCGTCGACGCCGAGATCCTTGTCGGGCTAGGCGAATTGGCCGAGAGGCTTCCCGATTTGCAGCCCTACCGCCCCAAGGCGACCGCCATCGAGCTGCAGCGTTCGCTGCGGCGTGAACTCGACCTGAACGAAGAGCGGCGGCGTATGGTTCAGTTTCGCGAGGCGTTCGCGGGCGACGCCCGTGTGCGGATCCCGCGTCCCTACGCCGAACTCTCCTCCGAACGGGTGCTGACGCTCGAGTGGCTCGACGGCGAGAAGCTGTCGAGCCCCGCCCTCGCCCAACGCCCCGACGCCTGCCTCGGCCAACTCGCCCGCAACGGCGCGGGGGTCTACCTCGACATGATCTTCGAGCACGGCCTGTACCACGCCGACCCCCACCCGGGCAACATCCTGGTGCTGCCCGACGGCGTGATCGGGCTCTTAGACTTCGGCATGGTAGGCCGGATCCCCGACGCCCTGCGCGAAGACCTGGAAGACATGCTCATGGCGATCGTGTCCGATGACCCGGCGATGCTGGTGAGCGTGCTGGGGCGGATCGGATCGGTTCCCACGGACCTCGACGAGGCGGCCTTCACCGCCGAGGTGACGGAATTCGTCGACCACTTCGGCCGGCAGAACCTGCGCGGCTTTGACTTGGCCGGCGCCATGGCCGAGTTGATCGGCGTGCTGCGGCGGCGGCGCGTGCTGCTCCCGCCCGCGTTGGCGATGCTGCTCAAGCTGCTGGTGATGCTCGAGGGAACCGCCCGCCGCCTGGAGCCCGACTTCAGTTTGCTGGAGCTCGTTGCGCCGATGCAGCGCAAGATGGTGCTGCGGCGGCTCTCGCCACGCCGCCAGGCGAAGAAGGCGCGGCGTTTCTATGGCGAGCTCGAACAACTTGCCGAGGAGACGCCTCGCCGGCTGCGCGAGGTGCTGAGCCAACTGCAGACCGGCACGTTCGAGGTGCACCTCGACCACCGCGGTTTGGAGCCCTCGGTCAACCGGCTGGTGCTCGGGCTGCTCACCAGCTCGCTGGTGATCGGCTCGTCGCTGATGCTCAGCAACAACGTGCTTTCGGTTTACGGCGTGTCGGCGCCGGGGGTGGTGGGATTCGCCCTCAGCGCGGTGCTGGGGCTGCGGCTGATCCTGGCGATCAGCAAGTCGGGCTGGATCGACCGCGACTAA
- a CDS encoding HEAT repeat domain-containing protein, whose protein sequence is MPHTLEELAQADLATQRKQADALAAGCGDAEAASACAAALEEMGPPAADLLPELVVLLAAEAGDTAYWAATLLGRLGETAAPAVASLTRLAVSELPLAARERAVWALGEIGPAAREAAPTLAKLALSDEPRMARLAQKALDRVGAV, encoded by the coding sequence ATGCCCCACACGCTCGAAGAACTCGCGCAAGCCGACCTCGCCACCCAGCGCAAGCAAGCCGACGCCTTGGCGGCGGGCTGCGGCGACGCCGAGGCGGCCTCTGCCTGTGCGGCGGCGCTCGAAGAGATGGGCCCACCAGCGGCCGACTTGCTGCCCGAGCTCGTGGTGCTGCTCGCCGCGGAGGCGGGCGACACGGCCTACTGGGCCGCCACGCTCCTCGGCCGACTCGGCGAAACGGCCGCCCCCGCCGTCGCTTCGCTCACGCGGCTTGCCGTCAGCGAGCTGCCGCTCGCCGCCCGTGAACGGGCCGTCTGGGCGTTGGGCGAGATCGGGCCTGCGGCCCGCGAAGCGGCGCCAACGCTCGCAAAGCTCGCCCTATCGGACGAGCCACGCATGGCCCGCTTGGCCCAGAAGGCGCTCGACCGAGTCGGCGCCGTCTAG
- a CDS encoding ABC transporter ATP-binding protein — protein sequence MADLIVENLTKSYPTPAEPLEVLRGVDFQLSRGESVAVVGPSGCGKSTLLSILGTLESPSGGSVHLAEVDPFALGAKGLARFRADQIGFVFQEHHLLPQCSVLENVLAPLLADRSTTPQDREHAAALLERVGLADRLTHRPAELSGGERQRVAIARALVRGPLLLLADEPTGNLDGATAAAISDLLLALQQERNGMLVAVTHSSDLANAMGSQLRLEAGKLHTLAPS from the coding sequence ATGGCCGATCTCATCGTTGAAAATCTCACGAAGTCGTACCCCACCCCCGCCGAGCCGCTCGAGGTGCTGCGCGGCGTCGACTTCCAGCTGAGCCGCGGCGAGAGCGTCGCGGTGGTCGGCCCCAGCGGGTGCGGCAAGAGCACGCTGCTCTCGATCCTCGGCACGCTCGAGTCGCCGAGCGGCGGCTCGGTTCATCTGGCGGAAGTCGACCCGTTTGCGCTCGGCGCCAAGGGGCTCGCACGCTTCCGAGCGGATCAGATCGGCTTCGTGTTCCAAGAGCACCATTTGCTGCCGCAATGCTCGGTGCTGGAGAACGTACTGGCGCCGCTCTTGGCCGATCGGTCGACCACACCCCAAGACCGCGAGCACGCCGCCGCGTTGCTCGAGCGCGTCGGCTTGGCCGACCGGCTCACGCACCGCCCGGCGGAGCTCTCGGGAGGCGAACGGCAGCGGGTGGCGATCGCCCGCGCGTTGGTCCGCGGGCCGCTCCTGCTGCTGGCCGACGAACCGACAGGCAACCTCGACGGCGCCACCGCCGCGGCGATCAGCGACCTGCTTCTCGCCCTGCAACAGGAACGCAACGGCATGCTCGTCGCGGTGACGCACAGCAGCGATCTGGCCAACGCCATGGGCTCGCAGCTGCGGCTCGAGGCGGGCAAACTGCACACGCTCGCGCCCAGCTAA
- a CDS encoding P-II family nitrogen regulator, translated as MKKLEAIVRHYKLEDVKNALTEQGIAGMTITEVRGFGRQKGHTEMYRGTEYAVDFVPKVKIEIAIDDDRVQTAVDTILKSAQTGQIGDGKIFITDLSETIRIRTAETGPEAL; from the coding sequence ATGAAGAAGCTCGAAGCGATCGTCCGCCACTACAAGCTCGAAGACGTCAAGAACGCTCTCACTGAGCAGGGCATCGCCGGCATGACCATCACGGAGGTCCGCGGCTTCGGCCGGCAGAAGGGCCACACCGAGATGTACCGCGGCACCGAGTACGCCGTCGATTTCGTGCCGAAGGTTAAGATCGAGATCGCCATCGACGACGATCGGGTGCAGACCGCCGTGGACACGATCCTCAAGTCGGCTCAAACCGGCCAGATCGGCGACGGCAAGATCTTCATCACGGATCTGTCCGAGACGATCCGCATCCGCACCGCCGAGACCGGCCCCGAGGCCCTCTGA
- the glnD gene encoding [protein-PII] uridylyltransferase, with protein sequence MAPPPQSNEPSAASQAVAAARVRLQEKREQIRVLHDRGLDPTLVCAKLTTVVDEVVSEAWRELLDDAGPQEAEQIRTHCALVAHGGYGRRRMAPSSDVDLMVLCTPDPVGRRLGERVAGWFTRRLFDVGLDLGQSLRTTDEALQLSRQDPVVATSLIESRHLVGDLPLFESYLTAITQTLRKRDAVACADFVAARRAERKKYGESVYVLEPNIKRSRGGLRDLHLLRWLWFIKTGTGDLDRLRSMDALSKFDHRRLCSARDFLLRTRNELHFHAGDAQDLLTRAEQLRLAEKMGYRDTPGLRAVESFMRDYFRHASNVWFLASRISELTAPKPAVERVLGPVMSRAIEDDYVVGMREISATASGREKLRTRTDEAIRLVDLARQNDRRIAQDTWYLVYRSAPNYDREPSEAASRRFLRVLSNPSRLGPLLFRLHELGVLERMIPEFTHARCLLQFNQYHKFTVDEHSIRAVNEATEFADREDRLGRTYRRTRDKRLLHLALLIHDLGKGRDRDHSELGEEIARETARRLRLSEEDGELLALLVRQHLSMSLLAFRRDTSDPEVVDSFAKLVGNTRTLTLLYLVTCADLSAVGPGVLNDWKAGVLADLYSRTFERLTDTRRREEDRRESVHKAVWALLTPDEQRSLDCEKKFNALPDSAITLLTPQEIAEVLRRTRTLSGGRGVTWGRYAKDGRTLVAFAAIDQGSGRGVFAGMAGALSSKGLAILSAETAVLEDGLLLLRFMADDPNASPPMATPPGSKKNATAAAAAREWSASRVDELCRGMAASIDNSDTPRFPRIWGAAAVRAGAELSNQRPEVRFDHQLSDEFTIVEVFAHDRQGLLYDLAFALHEMGLIIRFAKIATSVDRVVDVFYVTERDSEKLTDPERIDSVRARMLEVIGS encoded by the coding sequence GTGGCCCCACCTCCTCAGAGCAACGAACCGTCTGCGGCCAGCCAAGCGGTGGCCGCGGCCCGCGTTCGGCTGCAGGAGAAGCGTGAGCAGATCCGCGTGCTCCACGACCGCGGGCTCGACCCCACGCTGGTTTGCGCCAAGCTCACCACGGTGGTCGACGAGGTCGTTTCGGAGGCGTGGCGCGAGCTGCTCGACGACGCCGGCCCGCAAGAGGCCGAGCAGATCCGCACGCACTGCGCTCTGGTGGCCCACGGCGGCTACGGGCGACGCCGCATGGCGCCCAGCTCGGACGTCGACCTGATGGTGCTCTGCACGCCCGACCCGGTGGGACGCCGGCTCGGCGAGCGTGTCGCCGGATGGTTCACCCGCCGGCTGTTCGACGTAGGACTCGACCTGGGGCAGAGCCTCCGCACGACCGACGAGGCGTTGCAACTCTCGCGACAAGACCCGGTGGTCGCCACTTCGCTCATCGAGTCGCGCCACCTGGTGGGCGACCTCCCGCTGTTCGAGTCGTATCTCACGGCGATCACGCAAACGCTGAGGAAACGCGACGCCGTCGCGTGCGCCGACTTCGTGGCGGCCCGGCGGGCGGAACGCAAGAAGTACGGCGAGTCCGTCTACGTCCTCGAGCCCAACATCAAACGCTCGCGCGGCGGCCTCCGCGACCTGCACCTGTTGCGTTGGTTGTGGTTCATCAAAACCGGCACGGGCGACCTCGACCGGCTGCGGTCGATGGACGCGCTCTCGAAGTTCGACCACCGCCGGCTCTGCTCGGCCCGCGACTTCCTGCTCCGCACCCGAAACGAGCTGCACTTCCACGCCGGCGACGCCCAGGACCTGCTGACCCGGGCCGAGCAGCTGCGCCTGGCCGAGAAGATGGGCTACCGCGACACGCCGGGGCTGCGGGCCGTGGAGTCGTTCATGCGCGACTACTTCCGCCACGCGAGCAACGTGTGGTTCCTGGCGAGCCGCATCAGCGAGCTGACCGCGCCCAAGCCGGCGGTCGAACGCGTGCTCGGCCCGGTCATGTCGCGCGCCATCGAAGACGATTACGTGGTCGGCATGCGTGAGATCTCGGCCACGGCAAGCGGTCGCGAGAAGCTCCGCACACGGACCGACGAGGCGATCCGTCTGGTCGACCTCGCCCGACAGAACGACCGCCGCATCGCCCAGGACACTTGGTACCTGGTCTACCGGTCGGCGCCGAATTACGACCGCGAGCCGTCGGAGGCGGCCTCGCGACGGTTCCTGCGGGTGCTGAGCAACCCGAGCCGGCTGGGGCCGCTGCTCTTTAGGCTGCACGAGCTGGGCGTGCTCGAGCGGATGATCCCCGAGTTCACCCACGCCCGCTGCCTGCTGCAGTTCAACCAGTACCACAAGTTCACGGTCGACGAGCACTCGATCCGCGCGGTCAACGAGGCGACCGAGTTCGCCGACCGCGAGGACCGCCTGGGACGCACCTACCGCCGCACGCGCGACAAGCGGTTGTTGCACCTCGCGCTGCTGATCCACGACCTCGGCAAGGGCCGGGACCGTGACCACAGCGAGCTGGGCGAGGAGATCGCCCGCGAAACGGCGCGGCGCCTGCGGCTGAGCGAGGAGGACGGCGAGCTGCTGGCTTTGCTCGTCCGCCAGCACCTGTCGATGTCGCTGCTGGCCTTCCGGCGTGACACGAGCGACCCGGAGGTGGTCGACTCGTTCGCCAAGCTCGTGGGCAACACGCGGACGCTGACGCTGCTCTACCTGGTGACCTGCGCCGACCTGTCGGCCGTGGGGCCGGGGGTGCTCAATGACTGGAAGGCGGGCGTGCTGGCGGACCTGTACAGCCGCACGTTCGAGCGGCTGACCGACACCCGGCGCCGCGAGGAGGACCGCCGCGAGTCGGTCCACAAGGCCGTTTGGGCTCTGCTCACGCCCGACGAGCAGCGGAGCCTCGACTGCGAGAAGAAGTTCAACGCGCTGCCCGACTCGGCGATCACGCTGCTCACCCCGCAGGAGATCGCCGAGGTGCTCCGGCGCACCCGCACGCTGAGCGGCGGGCGCGGCGTGACCTGGGGACGCTACGCGAAGGACGGCCGCACGCTCGTCGCCTTCGCCGCCATCGACCAGGGCAGCGGGCGCGGCGTGTTCGCCGGCATGGCCGGGGCGCTGAGCAGCAAGGGGCTCGCCATCCTGTCGGCCGAGACCGCCGTGCTGGAGGACGGTCTGCTGCTGCTGCGCTTCATGGCCGACGACCCCAACGCCTCGCCCCCCATGGCGACGCCGCCCGGGTCCAAGAAGAACGCCACCGCCGCGGCCGCCGCCCGCGAGTGGTCGGCGTCGCGCGTCGACGAGCTGTGCCGCGGCATGGCCGCCTCGATCGACAACTCGGACACGCCGCGGTTCCCTCGGATCTGGGGCGCCGCGGCCGTTCGCGCGGGCGCCGAGTTGTCGAATCAGCGTCCCGAGGTGCGGTTCGACCATCAGCTGTCGGACGAGTTCACCATCGTCGAGGTCTTCGCCCACGACCGACAAGGCTTGCTGTACGACCTGGCGTTCGCGCTGCACGAGATGGGGCTGATCATCCGCTTCGCGAAGATCGCCACGTCGGTCGATCGCGTGGTCGACGTGTTTTACGTTACCGAACGCGACAGCGAGAAGCTCACCGACCCGGAGCGGATCGATTCGGTCCGCGCGCGGATGCTGGAAGTGATCGGCTCGTGA
- the rpsR gene encoding 30S ribosomal protein S18, translated as MAFVKRRSNKKKIKTPKKDPIFVDGVKPRPMYVDYKDLELLGKLTNRHGRIVSRRKSGCHAASQHAVARAIKRARFMALMPYVGD; from the coding sequence ATGGCATTCGTCAAGCGACGCTCGAATAAGAAGAAGATCAAGACGCCCAAGAAGGACCCGATCTTCGTCGACGGCGTGAAGCCCCGGCCGATGTACGTCGACTACAAGGACCTCGAGCTCCTGGGCAAGCTCACCAACCGCCACGGCCGCATCGTCAGCCGTCGCAAGAGCGGTTGCCACGCCGCGAGCCAGCACGCCGTGGCCCGCGCCATCAAGCGCGCCCGCTTCATGGCTCTGATGCCGTACGTGGGCGACTGA